The Mycobacterium riyadhense sequence TCGCCGTTCGGGATCACCGCCAGCGGTACGAAGGACCCCGCCAGGATCGCCGCGCCGACCACCAGGCTGCGCCCGGCTCCCCACCGCGCAGCGAACCAACGAGTGATCCGCAGCTGGCCGGCAATGGCGACCAGGCCGGACACCGCAAACATCACAGCCACCAGGACAGCTTGGTGGCCTGGCGCCAGCATCGACGCCTGCATGGGAAGCGCCAGATACATTTGAAACGACAGCACATAGACGCCGGTCATGGCAGCCGCGAACCACAGGAACGAGCGGTTGCGAACGACCATCCGCCAGCCCTGCAGGATCGACCTCTTTTCGCCCTCGAGGTCGGTCAGATGCTGGGGCAGTGCCAACAGCTGCGCGACGGTCAGCACGGCGAACACTGCAGCAGCGCCCAGGACGGTCATCCGGAAGTTCAACGCTAACAACGCCAATCCCACCAGCGGGCCGAGCAAGATCCCCGACTGGTAGAAGATGTTGAACATCGCGAATGCCTCGATTTTGCGGTCACCGGAGTCGGCCGCGACGTAGGCGCGCACCGCGGGGTTGAACAGGGCTCCGGCGAAACCCGTGGCAGCCGACGCAATCAGCAGACCGGGCAGCGATTGGGCAACCGCCAGCAGCGCGAACCCGCCGGTGCGGACCAGACATCCCGCCACGATCAGCGGTTTGTAGCCGAACCGATCGGCGAGCGTGCCGCCCACGAAGAACATGCCCTGTTGCGTGAAATTGCGCACCCCCAACACCAGACCCACGGCCCATGCTGCGAGTCCGAGTGGGCCCGCCAGGTAGTCAGCCAGGTATGGCATCAGCATGTAGAAGCCCATGTTGATGCCGAACTGGTTGATCATCAGCACCCGGCTGGGACGGTTGAAGCTGCGGAACTGGGCCAGCAATCCCATCACGACACCACCTGGGTTGGGTTGATCACTGTGGTGGTGCGTGTCCACCGGCTTACCACCGCGTCTGTGGGCGAGGGGATCTGGTCGGGTTCGGTCGGGGGTTGCCCGCCGAGCAGTTCGTGCTCGTTGCAGTATTCGTCGTTGTAGACGGTGTCGAAATAGCGTTGCGGGCCATCGGGGAAAATCGCGGCGATAGTGGTGCCGGACGGCAATTTTCGCGCGGCCCATCCGGCAACCAGCGCGACCGCCCCGACGCTCCATCCGCCGCTGGCGTAGTGGGTGGCGGCCATGGTGCGGGCCGCCCAGACGGCTTCGGCGGGAGCAACCCAATGCACTTCGTTGAATGCCCCGTAATCGACGTTGCCGGGATAGATGCTCGAACCCAGGCCGCGCATCAGCCTGCTCGACGCGGGCTGGCCGAAGATGGTGGACCCGATGGTGTCCACGCCGATCAACTGCATGTCCGGGTTGAACTCCCGAAGCACTCGTGCCACGCCGGCCGAATGCCCCCCGGTACCCACCGAGCACACCAGGACATCAACGCGCCCAAGCTGGGCGCGTAGTTCACCGGCCAGCGGTCGGTAGGCGTCGATGTTGTCGGGGTTGCTGTACTGGTTAGGGTTCCACGCGCCGGGGTCGGCGGCCATGAGCTGCGCGACCCGGTCTTTGCGTGCCTGTTGCCAGCCGCCGACCGGGTGCGGTTCGGTCACCATGTCGACTCGGGCGCCGTAGGCGGTCAACATCCGCGCGATGATGGGCTCCAAACCCGGGTCGGTGACCAGGGTGACCGGGTGCCGGTACACGTTCCCGGCCAGGGCCAGCCCCAATCCCAATGTGCCGCTAGTTGATTCGATGATTGCGCTACCAGGTCCGAGGTCGCCGCGGGCACGGGCCCGTTCGACCATGTGCATAGCGGGGCGGTCTTTCATCCCACCGGGATTGAATCCTTCGAGCTTCGCCCAGAAACCACGGTCGGAGCCGAAGGGTTGTGAGAGCCCTGGGATCCAGAGCACTGGGGTGTTGCCGACC is a genomic window containing:
- a CDS encoding MDR family MFS transporter — protein: MGLLAQFRSFNRPSRVLMINQFGINMGFYMLMPYLADYLAGPLGLAAWAVGLVLGVRNFTQQGMFFVGGTLADRFGYKPLIVAGCLVRTGGFALLAVAQSLPGLLIASAATGFAGALFNPAVRAYVAADSGDRKIEAFAMFNIFYQSGILLGPLVGLALLALNFRMTVLGAAAVFAVLTVAQLLALPQHLTDLEGEKRSILQGWRMVVRNRSFLWFAAAMTGVYVLSFQMYLALPMQASMLAPGHQAVLVAVMFAVSGLVAIAGQLRITRWFAARWGAGRSLVVGAAILAGSFVPLAVIPNGERFGTLAGVAVLLVSAAMLAIASAALFPFEMRAVVALSGDRMVATHYGFYSTIVGIGILVGNLAVGSLMTAAHRWNADELVWSGLILVGLVAVFGLYRLDGSGPRPSVVPSSRLITIGR
- a CDS encoding PLP-dependent cysteine synthase family protein, which gives rise to MRSRQTRDRYPLVPEGYHLTPGRNRHPGNMVGNTPVLWIPGLSQPFGSDRGFWAKLEGFNPGGMKDRPAMHMVERARARGDLGPGSAIIESTSGTLGLGLALAGNVYRHPVTLVTDPGLEPIIARMLTAYGARVDMVTEPHPVGGWQQARKDRVAQLMAADPGAWNPNQYSNPDNIDAYRPLAGELRAQLGRVDVLVCSVGTGGHSAGVARVLREFNPDMQLIGVDTIGSTIFGQPASSRLMRGLGSSIYPGNVDYGAFNEVHWVAPAEAVWAARTMAATHYASGGWSVGAVALVAGWAARKLPSGTTIAAIFPDGPQRYFDTVYNDEYCNEHELLGGQPPTEPDQIPSPTDAVVSRWTRTTTVINPTQVVS